A window of the Cystobacter ferrugineus genome harbors these coding sequences:
- a CDS encoding TVP38/TMEM64 family protein codes for MHEHTKGGKLKLGLKLLAPLCISVGLLVTLRILGPEYLDQQHLSGLLRPLGHWAPLAFVLLLGARPVTLLPGQLFAAVGGILFGTLMGTVYALTGSLLATALIHLLSRRFGRGPMKRLAGHRHEGIRRATRRHGFQVGLLACLNSIIPADVMLAAASAAGARFWPLALGAVVGSVPGTLLTTFFGSSLSQGKTWTTVASVAGLLLSLTLGIFLGRRLVRELSIQEEVEPSAREAAKAPSPRPVLSSELSRGVGA; via the coding sequence ATGCACGAACACACCAAGGGCGGGAAGTTGAAGCTCGGGCTCAAGCTCCTGGCTCCTCTCTGCATCTCCGTTGGTCTGCTCGTCACCCTCCGAATCCTGGGGCCCGAGTACCTGGATCAACAGCATCTGTCCGGATTGTTGCGGCCGCTGGGACATTGGGCCCCCCTGGCGTTCGTGCTCCTGCTGGGCGCCCGTCCGGTGACACTGTTGCCTGGACAACTCTTCGCGGCGGTGGGCGGCATCCTCTTCGGCACGCTCATGGGCACCGTCTACGCGCTCACGGGCAGCCTGCTGGCCACCGCGCTCATCCATCTGTTGTCGAGACGCTTCGGCCGTGGGCCCATGAAGCGGCTCGCGGGGCATCGGCACGAGGGCATCCGGCGCGCGACCCGCAGACATGGCTTCCAGGTGGGCTTGCTCGCCTGCCTCAATTCGATCATCCCCGCGGATGTGATGCTGGCCGCCGCGTCCGCCGCCGGGGCCCGGTTCTGGCCCCTGGCGTTGGGCGCCGTCGTGGGCAGCGTGCCGGGGACCCTGCTCACCACGTTCTTCGGAAGTTCCCTGAGCCAGGGCAAGACGTGGACGACGGTGGCCTCGGTGGCGGGTCTGCTGCTGAGCCTGACGTTGGGCATCTTCCTGGGGCGGCGGCTGGTCCGGGAGCTGAGCATCCAGGAAGAGGTCGAGCCTTCCGCCCGGGAGGCGGCGAAGGCCCCTTCGCCCCGCCCCGTGTTGAGCAGTGAGTTGTCGCGGGGCGTGGGTGCCTGA
- a CDS encoding helix-hairpin-helix domain-containing protein: MSSLVSFVQSAVRVRRVRFLLLVTTCCSLLPQRSSAETYVDARPIEDEAALRVLNEEGSLADEDFEALRELLRTGVDLRTASREVLFTLPGLTWAQVDALLAYREQGGGAMEGAALVEAGLLTPAQLRQLRAFLVEPERGAREVSGRVRLMGAYGAADALVPPLLLLGRVDGPWGLRAGGGVSLTRRHLEGVRYDSKRRALVAELPSVGMRLPKLYARWEGAHASVLVGTYRLGFGQRLTLDTTGRPAPDGFVPDEDFVPPGASERRCVLTGPGVCEAEEFRGRVTPDFGWTEGFRGAVGRVEGRVEDVTLSFTGFGSYQSRGLSQYELFEPKTCPPTKDARACKAPDVLVSLPGTKTSGTARFVSRTLPEAFQELAGGGHASVGFSPRARVGVTGWGAWPRWAVTGLSPDFREQARYPGGGAYGALGVDAAWGTGPVNLFIEGARSFSGPLGAGGVGAIQRTVLGERSRELEVSLRYYGRDFDNPYSRALSSPDEWRGLRASNEMGARLRYLFATADDAWRLVGQWDVWTRPPGGSTPAPVHHGGSVRVDFLGVPELRPSVWVEHQNKDLGRNGPGLCFEGDEGTSPDGEPIPCAGERSRIAGRVRFAPVEEWALAVQYQHTWVGSPQRPEGVRQDGRALVDLLVRPLSSLRLHGRVSWQDEELAEATRLSQSLRTSLEVAWALLSGWSTRARYEVVLDLKAPVGAATPPEPPWHVVRLDMEGRF; encoded by the coding sequence GTGTCCTCGTTGGTCTCCTTCGTGCAGAGCGCCGTCCGCGTGCGACGTGTCCGCTTCCTGCTCCTGGTGACGACGTGCTGTTCCCTCCTTCCCCAACGCTCCTCCGCCGAGACGTATGTGGACGCGCGTCCCATCGAGGACGAAGCGGCGCTGCGCGTGCTGAATGAGGAGGGTTCCCTCGCGGACGAGGACTTCGAGGCATTGCGCGAGCTGCTGCGCACGGGGGTCGATCTCCGCACGGCCTCGCGCGAGGTGTTGTTCACCCTGCCCGGACTGACCTGGGCGCAGGTGGATGCGCTGCTCGCGTACCGGGAGCAGGGAGGGGGCGCCATGGAGGGAGCGGCGCTCGTGGAGGCGGGACTCCTGACTCCCGCGCAGTTGCGCCAGCTCCGGGCCTTTCTCGTGGAGCCGGAGCGTGGAGCGCGGGAGGTCTCCGGGCGCGTGCGTCTGATGGGAGCCTATGGCGCGGCGGATGCGTTGGTGCCGCCGCTGTTGCTCCTCGGCCGGGTGGATGGGCCCTGGGGCCTGCGCGCGGGAGGCGGTGTGTCGCTCACGCGCAGACACCTGGAGGGTGTGCGCTACGACTCGAAGCGCCGGGCCCTGGTGGCGGAGTTGCCCTCGGTGGGGATGCGGCTGCCGAAGCTGTATGCGCGGTGGGAGGGCGCGCACGCCTCGGTCCTGGTGGGAACGTACCGGCTGGGTTTTGGCCAGCGCCTCACGCTGGACACCACGGGCCGCCCGGCACCCGATGGCTTCGTCCCCGATGAAGACTTCGTTCCTCCCGGCGCGTCCGAGCGGCGGTGTGTGTTGACGGGGCCGGGAGTCTGTGAGGCCGAGGAGTTCCGGGGACGCGTCACGCCGGACTTCGGTTGGACGGAGGGCTTCCGGGGCGCGGTGGGTCGGGTCGAGGGGCGGGTGGAGGACGTGACGCTGTCGTTCACGGGCTTCGGCTCCTACCAGTCGCGAGGCCTCTCCCAATACGAGCTGTTCGAGCCGAAGACCTGTCCGCCCACGAAGGACGCGCGCGCGTGCAAGGCCCCGGACGTGCTGGTCTCGCTGCCGGGCACGAAGACGTCCGGCACCGCGCGCTTCGTCTCGCGCACGCTGCCGGAGGCCTTTCAGGAACTGGCGGGAGGAGGACATGCCAGCGTGGGGTTCTCACCGCGAGCCCGCGTGGGCGTGACGGGGTGGGGCGCCTGGCCGCGATGGGCGGTGACGGGGCTGTCGCCCGACTTCCGCGAGCAGGCCCGCTATCCCGGGGGAGGTGCCTACGGAGCGCTGGGCGTGGATGCCGCCTGGGGCACGGGGCCGGTGAACCTCTTCATCGAGGGGGCGCGCAGCTTCTCGGGTCCCCTGGGGGCGGGTGGGGTCGGGGCCATCCAGCGCACGGTGCTCGGTGAGCGCTCCCGGGAACTGGAGGTGTCCCTGCGCTACTACGGGCGGGACTTCGACAATCCCTACAGCCGTGCCCTCTCCAGCCCCGATGAGTGGAGAGGACTGCGCGCGAGCAACGAGATGGGGGCCCGGTTGCGCTACCTCTTCGCGACGGCGGATGACGCGTGGCGGCTGGTGGGTCAGTGGGACGTGTGGACGCGGCCACCTGGAGGGAGCACTCCCGCGCCGGTGCACCACGGGGGCTCGGTCCGGGTGGACTTCCTGGGCGTGCCGGAACTGCGGCCCTCGGTGTGGGTGGAGCACCAGAACAAGGACCTGGGCCGCAATGGCCCCGGGCTGTGCTTCGAGGGCGACGAGGGAACGTCACCGGACGGTGAGCCAATCCCTTGCGCGGGAGAGCGCTCCCGGATCGCGGGCCGGGTGCGGTTCGCGCCCGTCGAGGAGTGGGCCCTGGCGGTGCAGTACCAGCACACCTGGGTGGGCAGTCCCCAACGTCCCGAGGGCGTGCGCCAGGATGGCCGGGCGCTGGTGGACCTGCTCGTGCGTCCACTGTCCTCGCTGCGGCTGCATGGACGTGTGAGCTGGCAGGACGAGGAGCTCGCCGAGGCGACGCGGTTGTCCCAGAGCCTGCGCACGTCGCTGGAGGTGGCCTGGGCGCTCCTGTCCGGATGGAGCACGCGAGCCCGCTACGAGGTCGTCCTGGATCTGAAGGCACCCGTGGGCGCGGCCACGCCTCCCGAGCCTCCGTGGCACGTCGTCCGGTTGGACATGGAGGGCCGCTTCTGA
- a CDS encoding S53 family peptidase, with product MTFILRRRAQVPALVEMEHALPAARKYLSLEAIVAEYGATHEDILRVMGYAVVAGLKVLECSSRGAFVKVSASAEALRAALNVTEDARGFFTFHIPADIRECVRWIFGLDDRRITRHSFHYKSQSHTQAFAAPVELEAAFAPREWTPDPLQPISYTPSEIASLYQYPPLNGEGQCLGIIALAGSYSELDMKAYFETLGLEMPRIIKLGEGTPDDAWLPNAEVTQDVQIAAALCPRAEIVVYHARGTGIREYYDILQYAIFDGKHRPSVLSVSWSFPEVDGQGPTPEEAALFDELFRLAALHGITICSSSGDYGSVTPVIQQGNPCMTPAANFAATSPYVLGCGGTTLYARHGHIHEEVVWNRLHEHTLWNANEDPQGATVHFSMASGGGISKLFPLPNYQRSAQVQPAITRRWNKFTLSETHSYAGRGTPDVAANADMLTGYQIFFDGQPAVGGGTSAAAPMWAALVLLINQGLAIKQGPGVRVGWLNPLLYSFCVTKKMKVIRPVTQGNTGGYSASSKTPWNACTGLGTPIGEALAEALGAWPLARKHANTGS from the coding sequence GTGACATTCATCCTCCGCCGCCGGGCCCAGGTGCCTGCCCTCGTCGAGATGGAGCACGCCCTGCCGGCGGCACGCAAGTACCTCTCGCTCGAGGCCATCGTGGCGGAGTACGGAGCCACACACGAGGACATCCTTCGGGTCATGGGCTACGCGGTCGTGGCCGGGCTCAAGGTCCTGGAGTGCAGCTCTCGAGGCGCTTTCGTCAAGGTGTCTGCCAGCGCGGAGGCCCTCCGTGCCGCGTTGAATGTCACGGAAGATGCGCGGGGGTTCTTCACCTTCCACATTCCCGCGGACATCAGGGAATGCGTGCGATGGATCTTCGGCCTGGACGACCGGAGAATCACGCGTCACTCCTTCCACTACAAGAGCCAGTCGCACACCCAGGCATTCGCGGCCCCCGTGGAACTGGAGGCCGCCTTCGCCCCCAGGGAGTGGACTCCCGATCCGCTCCAGCCCATTTCCTATACCCCGTCCGAGATCGCCAGTCTCTACCAGTACCCTCCCTTGAATGGCGAGGGACAGTGCCTGGGAATCATCGCGCTGGCGGGCAGCTACTCCGAGCTGGACATGAAGGCATACTTCGAGACGCTTGGGCTCGAGATGCCGAGGATCATCAAGCTCGGCGAGGGCACGCCCGACGACGCCTGGCTGCCCAACGCGGAAGTAACCCAGGACGTCCAGATCGCGGCGGCGCTCTGCCCCCGGGCGGAGATTGTCGTCTACCATGCGCGGGGGACGGGGATTCGGGAGTACTACGACATCCTTCAGTACGCCATCTTCGATGGCAAACACAGGCCGTCCGTGCTGTCGGTGAGCTGGTCCTTCCCCGAGGTGGACGGCCAGGGGCCCACTCCCGAGGAGGCCGCGCTCTTCGACGAGCTGTTCCGGCTGGCGGCCCTCCACGGCATCACCATCTGCTCCTCCAGCGGGGACTATGGCTCGGTGACGCCTGTCATCCAGCAAGGCAATCCCTGCATGACGCCCGCCGCCAACTTCGCCGCCACGAGCCCCTATGTACTGGGCTGTGGTGGAACGACCCTGTACGCGAGACACGGCCACATCCACGAGGAAGTGGTCTGGAACAGGCTCCACGAGCACACGCTCTGGAACGCCAACGAGGACCCTCAGGGTGCCACCGTCCACTTCTCCATGGCGAGCGGTGGGGGCATCAGCAAGCTGTTCCCGCTCCCCAACTATCAGCGAAGCGCGCAGGTGCAACCCGCCATCACCCGGCGGTGGAACAAGTTCACCCTCTCGGAGACCCACAGCTACGCTGGCCGCGGCACGCCCGACGTCGCGGCGAACGCGGACATGCTGACGGGCTACCAGATCTTCTTCGATGGCCAACCCGCCGTCGGCGGTGGAACGAGCGCGGCGGCTCCCATGTGGGCGGCCCTCGTGCTGCTCATCAACCAGGGGTTGGCCATCAAGCAGGGTCCGGGTGTGCGAGTGGGTTGGCTCAACCCCCTGCTCTACTCGTTCTGCGTGACGAAGAAGATGAAGGTCATCCGGCCGGTCACTCAAGGCAACACCGGTGGCTACTCGGCCTCCAGCAAGACTCCCTGGAATGCCTGCACCGGACTTGGAACGCCCATCGGGGAGGCACTGGCGGAGGCGCTCGGCGCCTGGCCTCTCGCACGCAAGCACGCGAACACAGGGAGCTGA
- a CDS encoding ATP-grasp domain-containing protein, whose amino-acid sequence MNVVFISPHFPPQFFHFVTALRERGVNVLGLGDTPQETLRPELRKALSEYFFVPNLHDHNAVLRAVAYLTWRHGRIDRIDSLNETWLGIEAQLREDFNVPGLRPADIERLRSKLGMHDVFKQAGVPHPSCIRVRDAAGVKAFARDVGYPLVLKPDVGVGAARTFKVNSDADVDLAFSGSALTGYVAQAFVRGAIVTYDGLVDREGEIIFRLSHEYSDGVMEVVLEQRDISFWSLREIPPALEALGRRAVHALGLRERWFHLEFFRLSDGGFVVLEANLRPPGAFMTDMMNYACEIDVYRLWARLLTGDDVRGFSYSPRYHVCHSSRRAMRRYRHSHAELVSQLGGSLLMHQEMPAVFHAAMGNEMYLTRHEDLDAMRAAVRLVQTTA is encoded by the coding sequence ATGAACGTCGTCTTCATTTCGCCCCACTTCCCGCCCCAGTTCTTCCACTTCGTCACCGCCCTGCGCGAGCGCGGCGTCAACGTGCTGGGTCTCGGCGACACCCCCCAGGAGACCCTCCGCCCCGAGCTGCGCAAGGCTCTCTCCGAATACTTTTTCGTCCCCAACCTCCACGACCACAACGCCGTGCTGCGCGCCGTCGCCTACCTCACCTGGCGCCACGGCCGCATCGATCGCATCGACTCGCTCAACGAGACGTGGCTCGGCATCGAGGCGCAGTTGCGCGAGGACTTCAATGTCCCCGGTCTGCGCCCCGCCGACATCGAGCGGCTGCGCAGCAAGCTCGGCATGCATGATGTCTTCAAGCAGGCCGGCGTGCCCCACCCGAGCTGCATCCGCGTGCGCGACGCGGCCGGGGTGAAGGCCTTCGCCCGCGACGTCGGCTACCCGCTCGTGCTCAAGCCCGACGTGGGGGTCGGCGCCGCCCGTACCTTCAAGGTCAACTCCGACGCGGACGTCGACCTGGCCTTCTCCGGTTCCGCCCTCACCGGCTACGTCGCCCAGGCCTTCGTGCGCGGTGCCATCGTCACCTATGACGGACTCGTGGACCGCGAGGGGGAGATCATCTTCCGCCTCAGCCACGAGTACAGCGATGGCGTCATGGAGGTGGTGCTCGAACAGCGCGACATCTCCTTCTGGAGCCTCCGGGAGATCCCCCCCGCGCTCGAGGCGCTCGGCCGCCGCGCCGTGCATGCGCTCGGCCTGCGCGAGCGCTGGTTCCATCTGGAGTTCTTCCGCCTGTCCGATGGCGGCTTCGTCGTCCTGGAGGCCAACCTGCGTCCCCCCGGCGCCTTCATGACGGACATGATGAACTACGCGTGTGAAATCGACGTGTACCGGCTCTGGGCCCGGCTGCTCACCGGCGACGACGTGCGGGGCTTCTCCTATTCGCCCCGCTACCACGTCTGTCACAGCTCCCGGCGTGCCATGCGTCGCTACCGCCATTCGCACGCGGAGCTGGTGTCCCAGCTCGGTGGCTCGCTCCTGATGCATCAGGAGATGCCCGCCGTCTTTCACGCCGCCATGGGCAACGAGATGTACCTCACCCGCCACGAGGACCTGGACGCCATGCGGGCAGCGGTGCGTCTGGTGCAGACGACCGCCTGA
- a CDS encoding DUF4135 domain-containing protein, with protein sequence MRQEPSAPLHSRVARLATRAALVGAVPGWERELALWLEEAARADDEAVMAWNASPEEAALGPLLVAAGEALSRQLAHVDVRMLPSAHGALVGLLSRRLVAACAQVLAYERRAIEAVSGGPAALDASPKGWLQRLEAYPVLAALLTRCMQDWRVHVLEMLSRLAVDSELLGRTLLRGAPVPVLAGVLGDLGDPHGGRSVAVLEFEGGLHAVYKPKDLRITREVQAFCAFLNERGLPLSLHVREVLCRDGYTWEEFVAAGPCPSAAAAERFYFRMGMLVRLLQLLEGRDLWLDNVVAAGEFPVLVDLEMVLQPRRRVSPGPLAPRLAEERLHESVALLGILAAPLAIAPGVPAEDVGALTPPRVFRSPLRRGHARWTRDAHAPMLAGEPVRAVEHLDALLEGYRAMHARLRASRQELLAAGSPLARMARLPVRYIHRNTWSCHRLIQAGLAPALLSQRERREEAFSSLLRGARAHPEAEVEGRVVRAEVDAMRWLDVPYFLCHADGDALLGADGQPLQEDFFEGDALSRLRRRIRELDAFPLGRHEELLRSTLATGRHVLAPSEPVWAEEEASPDWLAEAIGVGDTLLGEASSAGGALAWLGMTYQPLHDLWQLDVLPADMLTGSAGIALVLANLYEVSGLERFRTAALGALEPVRWTVAHSSTQPFVETGAFRGIGAQLHVLHQCGIVLEAPELRALARARLAALPLEELLARTSLDVVSGMTGLLLVLLASEELEAARLVVEVLEQRLATDAAPPPWTGFRTLDGLPPLAEGLALCAGRVEKRLGSAPRWQCFASRESDTLGALLTRLAVAREQARPGDSLRPRVLRALEEARAASSVAVQLDAIELALDAARTWEDAALTTRARRFGAALLARRRLRGRWFPERLEADAHNLSAIWGLSAVAHAFLRLHEPRLSSPRLLAPVDEAPGGRRQASS encoded by the coding sequence ATGAGGCAAGAGCCCTCGGCCCCGCTGCATTCCCGGGTGGCGCGGCTCGCCACCAGGGCGGCCCTGGTGGGCGCCGTGCCTGGATGGGAGCGTGAGCTGGCGCTCTGGTTGGAGGAGGCCGCTCGGGCCGACGACGAGGCCGTCATGGCCTGGAACGCCAGCCCGGAGGAGGCCGCGCTGGGCCCGCTCCTCGTCGCCGCCGGTGAGGCCCTCTCGCGCCAGCTCGCGCATGTGGACGTGAGGATGCTCCCTTCCGCGCACGGGGCGCTCGTGGGGCTCCTCTCCCGCCGTCTCGTGGCCGCGTGTGCCCAGGTGCTGGCGTACGAGCGCCGGGCCATCGAGGCCGTGTCCGGGGGCCCCGCTGCGCTCGACGCGAGCCCGAAAGGGTGGTTGCAGCGGTTGGAGGCATACCCCGTTCTCGCCGCTCTTCTGACCCGGTGCATGCAGGACTGGCGGGTGCATGTCCTCGAGATGCTGTCGCGGCTCGCCGTGGATTCGGAGTTGCTGGGGAGGACGCTCTTGCGTGGTGCTCCCGTGCCGGTGCTCGCTGGCGTCCTGGGGGATCTCGGCGATCCGCACGGTGGCCGTTCGGTGGCGGTCCTCGAGTTCGAGGGAGGGCTCCATGCCGTCTACAAGCCGAAGGATTTGCGCATCACGCGCGAGGTCCAGGCGTTCTGCGCCTTCCTGAACGAGCGGGGACTCCCCCTGTCCTTGCATGTCCGCGAGGTCCTCTGCCGCGATGGCTACACGTGGGAGGAGTTCGTTGCGGCGGGGCCATGCCCGAGCGCCGCGGCGGCGGAGCGGTTCTATTTCCGTATGGGAATGCTCGTACGCCTGCTGCAACTGTTGGAGGGGAGGGACCTCTGGCTCGATAACGTGGTGGCGGCGGGGGAGTTCCCGGTGCTCGTGGACCTGGAGATGGTGCTTCAACCCCGCCGGCGCGTGTCCCCGGGGCCGCTGGCGCCGCGGCTGGCGGAGGAGCGTCTTCACGAGTCGGTGGCACTGCTCGGCATCCTCGCCGCGCCTCTGGCCATTGCTCCGGGGGTCCCCGCGGAGGATGTCGGGGCGCTGACGCCGCCACGCGTCTTCAGGAGCCCGTTGCGGCGGGGCCACGCCCGCTGGACGCGGGATGCACATGCCCCGATGCTGGCGGGTGAGCCCGTGAGGGCCGTGGAGCACCTCGATGCTCTCCTGGAAGGGTATCGGGCGATGCACGCCCGGTTGCGAGCGAGCCGCCAGGAGTTGCTCGCGGCCGGAAGTCCGCTCGCGCGGATGGCCAGGCTGCCCGTCCGGTACATCCACCGGAATACCTGGTCGTGCCACCGGCTCATTCAGGCCGGGCTGGCGCCAGCGCTGCTGAGCCAGCGGGAGCGCCGCGAGGAGGCCTTCTCCAGCCTGCTCCGCGGGGCCCGTGCCCACCCGGAGGCGGAGGTGGAAGGCCGGGTGGTGCGGGCGGAGGTGGACGCCATGCGCTGGCTGGACGTGCCCTACTTCCTCTGTCATGCCGACGGCGATGCGCTGCTCGGCGCTGACGGGCAGCCGCTCCAGGAAGACTTCTTCGAAGGCGATGCGCTCTCTCGTCTGCGGCGGCGCATCCGGGAACTGGACGCCTTTCCGCTCGGTCGGCACGAGGAATTGCTGCGCTCGACGCTCGCGACCGGACGGCATGTCCTGGCGCCTTCGGAGCCGGTCTGGGCCGAAGAGGAGGCCTCCCCGGATTGGCTGGCGGAGGCCATCGGCGTCGGGGACACCCTGCTGGGTGAGGCGAGCTCCGCGGGTGGGGCGCTGGCCTGGTTGGGAATGACGTACCAGCCGCTCCACGATCTCTGGCAACTGGATGTCCTGCCCGCGGACATGCTGACGGGGTCGGCGGGTATCGCCCTCGTGCTCGCGAACCTCTACGAGGTGAGCGGCCTCGAGCGCTTCCGGACCGCGGCGCTTGGCGCGCTCGAGCCGGTGCGGTGGACCGTTGCTCATTCCTCCACCCAGCCTTTCGTCGAGACCGGTGCGTTCCGTGGCATCGGAGCGCAACTCCATGTGCTGCACCAATGCGGCATCGTTCTGGAGGCACCGGAGCTTCGTGCGCTCGCGAGGGCCCGTCTCGCCGCGCTCCCGCTGGAGGAACTCCTCGCGCGGACCTCGCTCGACGTGGTGTCCGGCATGACGGGATTGCTGCTGGTCCTGCTCGCCTCCGAGGAGCTCGAGGCTGCCCGGCTCGTGGTCGAGGTGCTGGAGCAGCGGCTCGCGACGGACGCCGCGCCTCCGCCGTGGACGGGCTTTCGTACCCTGGACGGGCTGCCTCCCCTGGCCGAAGGACTGGCGCTGTGTGCCGGACGTGTGGAGAAGAGACTCGGCTCGGCGCCGCGATGGCAGTGCTTCGCGTCACGGGAGAGTGACACCCTTGGCGCCCTGCTGACCCGGCTCGCCGTGGCGCGCGAACAGGCACGACCCGGTGACTCGCTCCGTCCCCGAGTGCTGCGCGCGCTCGAGGAGGCCCGAGCCGCGTCCTCGGTGGCCGTCCAACTGGACGCCATCGAGCTCGCCCTGGATGCGGCCCGGACGTGGGAGGACGCCGCGCTCACCACACGCGCACGGCGATTCGGGGCCGCACTGCTCGCGAGGCGCCGCCTCCGAGGGCGCTGGTTCCCCGAGCGCCTCGAGGCGGATGCGCACAACCTCTCGGCCATCTGGGGCCTGTCCGCCGTGGCGCACGCCTTCCTGCGCCTGCATGAGCCTCGGCTGTCCTCGCCACGGCTGCTCGCGCCCGTGGACGAGGCCCCCGGGGGGCGCCGCCAGGCTTCTTCTTGA
- a CDS encoding lamin tail domain-containing protein, producing the protein MMPLEPRKCAPRGTWILAALMLVGSACEEPARSDEPACEGWRPGDLVITELLPDPEGTDTGQEWMELYNPGHAAVELRGLMLYSARVDGTQERAYLFEESVPVAARDYVVLGDVRAGELPVHVDHSYGDALRVLGNAGGVVGLRCAEVVVDEVRYSKTSRAGVSRGYDGRRVPDAFDNDAPEGWCDTPASLDGGVRASPGAPNAACPEPSGADAGVSLGTCLSPRTGLSRSVSRPHPGDLVFTEVMADPKAVADAQGEWVEVYARRDVDLNGVTLANESGGRTVLDAPPRCLEMRAGSYAVLAHGDDPALNGGLPPVLGTFGFGLSNTAGLHALRLSLDGVVLAEATWTGAAVPGVSRQWEGTRECLAPEGARHGSAGERGTPGQENLPCSP; encoded by the coding sequence ATGATGCCCCTGGAGCCGAGGAAGTGTGCCCCGCGCGGGACGTGGATCCTCGCGGCCCTGATGCTCGTGGGAAGTGCTTGTGAGGAGCCCGCGCGGAGCGACGAGCCCGCGTGCGAGGGCTGGCGTCCGGGAGACCTCGTCATCACCGAGCTGTTGCCGGACCCCGAGGGGACGGACACCGGGCAGGAATGGATGGAGCTGTACAACCCCGGGCATGCCGCCGTGGAGCTGCGCGGGTTGATGCTCTACTCGGCGCGTGTGGACGGCACCCAGGAGCGGGCGTACCTCTTCGAGGAGTCCGTGCCGGTGGCCGCCAGGGACTACGTGGTGCTCGGGGACGTGCGCGCCGGGGAGCTGCCCGTGCACGTGGACCATTCGTATGGCGATGCCCTGCGCGTGCTGGGCAACGCGGGGGGCGTCGTGGGGTTGCGGTGCGCGGAGGTCGTGGTGGATGAGGTGCGCTATTCCAAGACGAGCCGGGCCGGGGTGTCGCGCGGCTATGACGGCCGGCGCGTACCGGATGCCTTCGACAACGACGCGCCGGAGGGGTGGTGTGACACGCCGGCGTCTCTGGATGGCGGCGTGCGGGCGAGCCCTGGCGCTCCCAATGCTGCCTGCCCGGAGCCGTCTGGCGCGGACGCGGGCGTGTCCCTGGGGACGTGTCTGTCCCCGCGCACGGGCCTGTCGAGGAGTGTGTCGCGGCCGCATCCCGGAGACCTCGTCTTCACCGAGGTGATGGCGGATCCGAAGGCCGTCGCGGATGCGCAGGGTGAATGGGTGGAGGTGTACGCGCGGCGTGATGTGGACCTCAACGGGGTGACGCTCGCGAACGAGAGCGGTGGCCGGACCGTGCTCGATGCGCCGCCGAGGTGTCTGGAGATGCGGGCGGGGAGCTACGCCGTGCTCGCGCATGGTGACGACCCCGCGCTCAATGGCGGCCTGCCTCCGGTGTTGGGCACCTTCGGCTTCGGGTTGAGCAACACCGCGGGGCTCCACGCGCTCCGGTTGTCGCTGGATGGAGTGGTGCTGGCGGAGGCGACGTGGACGGGAGCCGCGGTGCCTGGCGTGTCCAGACAATGGGAGGGCACGCGCGAGTGCCTGGCCCCAGAAGGGGCGCGTCATGGCTCGGCGGGGGAGCGGGGCACGCCCGGACAGGAGAACCTTCCATGCTCGCCATGA
- a CDS encoding alpha/beta hydrolase, which yields MGHVHIIRDFYSPAEGFSRTVRIYTPDGYDQGSPHRYPVLYMQDGQNVFAHPESARFDTWCANTALEQLVHEHRLEPWLIVGIDSGMGRLDEYSPWGRGDAYARFLVESLKPYVDGTYRTRHQSQWTAVMGSSLGGLISLYLGMRYPDVFGRIGALSPSVMWNDYRLFQHWTAHTHRWTRIYLDAGTHEWINPAGTPLPYGEATRDFYLHLKRLGYADHELRLVLDENGIHHEKDWQRRLPDAMQWLLS from the coding sequence ATGGGTCACGTCCACATCATTCGCGACTTCTATTCTCCGGCGGAGGGCTTCTCCCGCACGGTGCGCATCTACACACCGGATGGATACGACCAGGGTTCCCCCCACCGCTACCCCGTGCTCTACATGCAGGACGGGCAGAACGTCTTCGCGCATCCCGAGTCGGCGCGCTTCGACACCTGGTGCGCCAACACGGCCCTGGAGCAGTTGGTGCACGAGCACCGCCTGGAGCCCTGGCTCATCGTGGGCATCGACTCGGGCATGGGTCGCCTGGACGAGTACTCGCCCTGGGGCCGGGGTGATGCCTACGCGCGCTTCCTCGTCGAGTCGCTCAAGCCCTATGTCGATGGCACCTACCGCACGCGCCACCAGTCCCAGTGGACGGCCGTCATGGGCTCGTCCCTGGGTGGGCTCATCTCGCTCTATCTGGGCATGCGCTACCCGGACGTGTTCGGCCGCATCGGGGCGCTGTCGCCCTCGGTGATGTGGAACGACTACCGGCTCTTCCAGCACTGGACGGCCCATACCCACCGCTGGACGCGCATCTACCTGGACGCCGGCACCCACGAGTGGATCAACCCCGCGGGCACGCCCCTGCCCTACGGCGAGGCCACGCGCGACTTCTACCTCCACCTCAAGCGGCTCGGGTACGCGGACCATGAGCTGCGGCTGGTGTTGGACGAGAACGGCATCCACCACGAAAAAGACTGGCAGCGGCGCCTGCCCGACGCGATGCAGTGGCTGCTGAGCTGA